Proteins found in one Desulfomonile tiedjei genomic segment:
- a CDS encoding SOS response-associated peptidase, translated as MDLLPKKEIWSEDSSIEYKLINARRETAAEKPAFRAAFKSRRCLVPADGYYEWKRRKGGQKQPFLVRNADGSPFAFAGLWQSWTGSEGEIIESCTYLTTDANEIMEPIHDRKGVTSALGSCSGSSGICVRVVEK; from the coding sequence GTGGACTTGTTGCCGAAGAAGGAGATTTGGTCTGAGGACTCCTCAATAGAATACAAGTTGATCAACGCCAGGAGGGAGACTGCCGCGGAGAAACCGGCCTTTCGGGCAGCCTTCAAGTCCAGAAGATGCCTTGTTCCCGCAGACGGATATTACGAGTGGAAGAGGAGGAAGGGAGGTCAGAAACAACCTTTTCTGGTCAGGAATGCCGATGGAAGCCCCTTCGCTTTTGCAGGGCTTTGGCAAAGCTGGACAGGATCGGAAGGTGAGATCATCGAGTCGTGTACGTATTTGACTACCGACGCCAACGAGATCATGGAGCCGATCCACGACAGAAAAGGGGTCACGTCTGCTCTTGGCTCATG